In Halopseudomonas nanhaiensis, a single window of DNA contains:
- a CDS encoding undecaprenyl-diphosphate phosphatase, translated as MDWLQVVILAVVQGLTEFLPISSSAHLILVPILGGDPDQGLAFDVALHLGSLAAVLLYFRQDIGRMTLSWTRSLSTRELDADSRLAWGVILGTIPVGLVGLIMQDFIETSLRSPIWIAWGLIIFGLLLGWVDWRHRGQRSEHQLRWKDVFWIGCAQALALFPGVSRSGITMTAGLMVGLNREGASRFSFLLSIPVTVLACLLKTYDLVKADTQVEWAPMAVGVILSGISAYLCIHYFLAFIKRIGMQPFVVYRVVLGAILLWMFL; from the coding sequence ATGGATTGGCTGCAGGTGGTCATACTTGCCGTGGTGCAGGGACTGACCGAGTTCCTTCCTATTTCCAGCTCGGCACACCTCATTCTGGTCCCCATTCTCGGCGGCGACCCCGATCAGGGCCTGGCTTTCGATGTCGCGTTGCATCTGGGCAGTCTGGCAGCGGTACTGCTGTACTTCCGTCAGGACATTGGGCGGATGACGCTAAGCTGGACGCGGTCGCTGTCGACCCGAGAGCTCGACGCCGACTCGCGTCTGGCCTGGGGCGTGATTCTCGGTACGATTCCGGTTGGCCTGGTCGGGCTGATCATGCAGGATTTCATCGAAACCTCCCTGCGTTCACCGATCTGGATCGCCTGGGGTCTGATCATCTTCGGTCTGCTGCTGGGCTGGGTCGACTGGCGTCATCGCGGGCAGCGCAGCGAGCACCAGCTGCGCTGGAAGGATGTATTCTGGATCGGCTGCGCACAGGCGCTGGCGCTGTTCCCGGGTGTCTCGCGCTCGGGCATCACCATGACGGCAGGCCTGATGGTCGGCTTGAACCGCGAGGGCGCCTCGCGCTTCTCATTCCTGCTGTCGATTCCGGTCACCGTTCTGGCCTGCCTGTTGAAGACCTACGATCTGGTCAAGGCCGATACCCAGGTCGAGTGGGCGCCCATGGCTGTGGGCGTCATCCTGTCCGGCATCAGCGCCTATCTGTGCATCCACTACTTCCTGGCGTTCATCAAGCGCATCGGCATGCAGCCATTCGTGGTCTACCGTGTCGTCCTCGGCGCCATTCTGCTCTGGATGTTCCTCTGA
- a CDS encoding 3-hydroxyacyl-CoA dehydrogenase NAD-binding domain-containing protein, whose amino-acid sequence MSDVVTLERQGDIAVVTVNNPPVNALGIAVREGLQNCFKAAEADPEVKAIVLVCEGMTFMAGADIKEFGKPPKSPSLPDVVAGIEAGNKPSVAVIHGTALGGGLEVAVSCHYRIARKDAKVGLPEVKLGLLPGAGGTQRLPRLVGVPKALDMIVSGNPIGAPEAFELGVVDKLIEGDLLSEGIAFAQQLLMDGKGARRTGERTDKLEGVDNAGAVAAKRAEIDKKMPGLFSPQRCVSAVEAAFTLPLEEGLKRERELFGECLVSPQRGALVHAFFSERQASKVDDLPKDTPVREIKSAGVIGGGTMGVGIAICFANAGIPVKILEISSEARDKAIERARDTYGMSVKRGSLTQDALDKRMRLISGITDYADLGDVDVVVEAVFEEMGVKQKVFEALDANCKPGAILASNTSSLDLNRIADFTKRPEDVVGLHFFSPANVMRLLEVVRGEKTSNEVLATAMAIGKKLKKVSVPVGVCDGFVGNRMVFQYGRESEFLLEEGATPAQVDGALKKFGMAMGPFAMRDLSGLDIGLAIRNRQRQTLPSEYKLPAILDKMAEAGMLGQKTGKGFYVYESGSRTPQENPDLPPILEAASKEQGVERQQLSDEYIIERTIYALINEGAKILEEGIAQRASDIDVIYLNGYGFPAHQGGPMFYADTVGVDRVYAKICEFHDKLGAWWKPAPLLEKLAREGRKFADL is encoded by the coding sequence GCCGACATCAAGGAGTTCGGCAAGCCGCCGAAGTCTCCCAGCCTCCCTGACGTTGTTGCCGGCATCGAAGCCGGCAACAAGCCCAGCGTTGCCGTGATTCACGGTACTGCCCTGGGCGGCGGGCTCGAGGTAGCGGTCAGCTGTCACTACCGCATCGCCCGCAAGGACGCAAAGGTCGGCCTGCCCGAAGTCAAGCTGGGCCTGCTCCCCGGCGCTGGCGGTACGCAGCGTCTGCCGCGTCTGGTGGGCGTACCCAAGGCTCTGGACATGATTGTTTCCGGCAACCCGATCGGCGCTCCTGAAGCGTTCGAACTGGGCGTGGTCGACAAGTTGATCGAAGGCGACCTGCTGTCCGAAGGCATTGCCTTCGCCCAGCAACTGCTGATGGACGGCAAGGGCGCACGCCGCACCGGCGAGCGCACCGACAAGCTCGAAGGCGTCGACAACGCCGGGGCCGTCGCCGCCAAGCGCGCCGAAATCGATAAGAAGATGCCTGGCCTGTTCTCGCCTCAGCGCTGCGTCTCTGCCGTCGAAGCGGCGTTCACCCTGCCGCTGGAAGAAGGTCTGAAGCGCGAGCGTGAACTCTTTGGTGAATGTCTGGTATCGCCGCAGCGCGGCGCGCTGGTCCACGCGTTCTTCTCCGAGCGTCAGGCCTCCAAGGTCGATGACCTGCCCAAGGACACGCCGGTGCGCGAGATCAAGTCCGCTGGCGTCATCGGTGGCGGCACCATGGGCGTGGGCATTGCCATCTGCTTCGCCAATGCCGGTATTCCGGTGAAGATTCTCGAGATCAGCAGCGAAGCCCGCGACAAGGCCATCGAGCGCGCCCGGGATACCTACGGCATGAGCGTCAAGCGTGGCAGTCTGACCCAGGACGCACTCGACAAGCGCATGCGCCTGATCAGCGGCATAACCGATTACGCCGACCTTGGTGACGTCGATGTCGTGGTCGAAGCCGTGTTCGAAGAGATGGGCGTCAAGCAGAAGGTGTTCGAAGCACTGGATGCCAACTGCAAGCCCGGTGCCATCCTCGCCAGCAACACGTCGTCGCTGGACCTGAACAGGATCGCCGACTTCACCAAGCGCCCGGAAGATGTCGTCGGCCTGCACTTCTTCAGCCCGGCCAATGTCATGCGCCTGCTGGAAGTCGTCCGCGGCGAGAAGACCAGCAACGAAGTGCTCGCTACCGCGATGGCCATCGGCAAGAAGCTGAAAAAGGTGTCCGTGCCGGTCGGTGTCTGCGATGGGTTCGTCGGTAACCGGATGGTGTTCCAGTACGGTCGCGAGTCGGAATTCCTGCTCGAGGAAGGTGCCACCCCGGCACAGGTGGACGGCGCGCTGAAGAAGTTCGGCATGGCCATGGGCCCCTTCGCCATGCGCGATCTGTCCGGCCTGGATATCGGTCTGGCGATCCGCAACCGCCAGCGCCAGACCCTGCCCAGCGAATACAAGCTGCCGGCCATTCTCGACAAGATGGCAGAAGCAGGCATGCTCGGTCAGAAGACCGGGAAAGGTTTCTACGTTTACGAGTCGGGCTCGCGTACCCCGCAGGAGAACCCAGACCTGCCGCCGATCCTCGAAGCCGCTTCAAAAGAGCAGGGCGTCGAGCGTCAGCAGCTGTCCGACGAGTACATCATTGAGCGCACCATCTACGCGCTGATCAACGAGGGCGCCAAGATCCTCGAAGAAGGCATTGCCCAGCGCGCCAGCGATATCGATGTGATCTATCTGAACGGTTACGGCTTCCCCGCCCATCAGGGCGGTCCGATGTTCTATGCCGACACCGTCGGAGTCGATCGCGTGTACGCGAAGATCTGCGAATTCCACGACAAGCTCGGTGCCTGGTGGAAGCCGGCACCGTTGCTGGAAAAGCTGGCCAGGGAAGGTCGCAAGTTCGCTGATCTCTGA
- a CDS encoding cyclase family protein: MRWKNRPEGSNWGDFGPDDELGRLNLLTPEKVLQGVAEVRDGRSFCLSLPLDYPGGNALNRFRHPPRRFTSGRAGKVNYNFPLHQVNPDFTDVVSDDAVLLYTQYSTQWDALAHVGGMFDADGDGTAEPLYYNGWRAGVEVLGPQGHEDALEGVRAERLGIEKMAETAVSGRAVLIDLERHIGRERVLVGFEQLQRIMQADGVVVEPGDMVCLYTGFADVVLDMNREPDAHTLENSCAVLDGRDPELLKWVTDSGLSVLIADNYAVEAYPARQGDGCCAALPLHEHCLFKLGIHLGELWYLTELAQHLRASGRNRFLLTAPPLRLPGAVGSPVSPVALV; the protein is encoded by the coding sequence ATGCGCTGGAAAAACCGCCCGGAAGGGTCCAACTGGGGTGACTTCGGCCCGGACGACGAACTCGGTAGGTTGAACCTGCTGACGCCGGAAAAGGTCCTGCAGGGCGTGGCGGAAGTGCGGGACGGACGCAGCTTCTGTCTTAGTCTGCCACTGGATTATCCGGGCGGTAATGCGCTCAATCGCTTCCGCCATCCACCACGACGCTTCACCTCGGGGCGCGCGGGCAAGGTCAACTACAACTTCCCGCTGCATCAGGTGAATCCCGACTTCACCGATGTAGTCAGCGACGATGCAGTGCTGCTGTATACCCAATACTCGACACAGTGGGACGCGCTTGCGCACGTCGGCGGCATGTTCGACGCCGATGGCGACGGTACGGCCGAGCCGCTGTACTACAACGGCTGGCGCGCCGGCGTCGAGGTGCTCGGGCCGCAGGGCCATGAAGACGCCCTCGAAGGCGTTCGTGCCGAGCGGCTGGGCATCGAGAAGATGGCCGAAACAGCAGTAAGCGGGCGCGCGGTGCTCATCGATCTGGAAAGACATATCGGACGTGAGAGGGTGCTCGTCGGCTTCGAGCAGCTGCAGCGGATCATGCAGGCCGACGGCGTGGTGGTGGAGCCGGGCGACATGGTCTGTCTGTATACCGGCTTTGCCGATGTGGTGCTGGACATGAACCGCGAACCGGATGCGCATACCCTGGAAAACAGTTGCGCAGTGCTCGATGGTCGCGATCCGGAATTGCTCAAGTGGGTGACCGACAGCGGCTTGAGCGTGCTGATCGCTGACAATTATGCTGTGGAAGCCTATCCGGCGCGTCAGGGCGATGGCTGCTGCGCCGCTTTGCCGCTGCACGAGCATTGCCTGTTCAAGCTCGGCATTCACCTCGGTGAGCTGTGGTACCTGACCGAACTGGCGCAGCACCTGCGTGCGAGCGGGCGCAACCGCTTCCTGCTGACCGCACCGCCGCTGCGGCTGCCTGGTGCTGTGGGATCGCCGGTCTCGCCGGTGGCGTTGGTGTAA
- a CDS encoding GGDEF domain-containing protein — MLSLLDLLRNRLASLLPSELKTSELPRLLSPHRHALLLTQRRATMIVNRVRLFAFLFAVLTPAWSVVDWMVFPIELWFHLALQRLMVCLAFAGVLLFYRPSGQLFDAYRAIGILFAIPTVFYITSHYLLGSYQLTQFSAAVGAGYAFLPFVLMAGLAIFPLTLVENLVLAVVLLLAQALAGYLSWTTLNWPSFAGAFWLLMLIAGVTALACMSQLAFMIALVRQAIRDPLTGVFSRGSGEEILRLQWDAAERQNSALSVAFIDLDHFKSINDRFGHEAGDRALVGAARNMLASLRSSDSLVRWGGEEFLLIMPDTDMTQARRALERLMQQGWGSRPDGSRLTASIGLAERCYDRSAQPRALLDTADQRMYQAKQAGRDRLGAIS; from the coding sequence ATGCTTTCCTTACTCGACCTGCTGCGTAACCGCCTTGCCAGCCTGCTGCCTAGCGAGCTGAAAACGAGTGAACTGCCTCGCCTGCTGTCGCCTCATCGGCATGCGCTGTTGCTGACCCAGCGACGGGCAACGATGATCGTCAATCGGGTGCGACTGTTTGCCTTTCTCTTCGCTGTACTGACGCCCGCCTGGAGCGTCGTCGACTGGATGGTGTTCCCCATCGAGCTATGGTTTCACCTGGCGCTGCAGCGCCTGATGGTATGCCTCGCGTTTGCCGGGGTACTGCTGTTCTACCGGCCCAGTGGGCAGCTGTTCGACGCCTATCGTGCGATCGGCATCCTGTTTGCAATCCCGACAGTGTTCTACATCACCTCGCATTATCTGCTCGGGAGCTACCAGCTCACGCAGTTTTCCGCAGCGGTGGGTGCGGGCTACGCCTTTCTGCCATTCGTGCTCATGGCGGGTCTGGCCATCTTTCCGCTGACGCTCGTCGAGAATCTGGTACTGGCGGTGGTGCTTCTGCTCGCCCAGGCACTGGCAGGGTACCTTAGCTGGACCACGCTCAACTGGCCGTCCTTTGCCGGCGCCTTCTGGTTGCTCATGCTTATCGCCGGGGTCACGGCGCTGGCATGCATGAGCCAGCTGGCGTTCATGATCGCTCTGGTGCGACAGGCGATTCGCGACCCACTGACCGGCGTCTTCTCGCGCGGCAGCGGTGAAGAAATCCTGCGCCTTCAGTGGGACGCAGCCGAACGCCAGAACAGCGCGCTGTCTGTTGCCTTCATCGATCTGGATCATTTCAAGAGCATCAACGACCGTTTCGGCCATGAGGCCGGCGACCGCGCACTGGTTGGCGCCGCACGCAACATGCTCGCCAGTCTGCGCAGCTCGGACAGCCTGGTGCGCTGGGGTGGGGAAGAATTTCTGCTGATCATGCCGGACACCGACATGACCCAGGCCAGACGTGCCCTGGAGCGGCTGATGCAGCAGGGCTGGGGCAGCCGGCCCGATGGCAGCCGGCTGACGGCCAGCATCGGCCTGGCTGAGCGCTGTTATGACCGCAGCGCGCAACCCCGTGCCCTGCTTGATACAGCCGATCAGCGCATGTATCAGGCCAAGCAGGCTGGCCGCGATCGGCTCGGGGCGATCAGCTGA
- a CDS encoding acyl-CoA dehydrogenase family protein, whose protein sequence is MDFKLSEEQQMLQETAARLVRDTYTFDKREHASKSEAGFSVDFWKQMGELGLTAIPFPEELGGFGGTGVENMLIMQELGRGICLEPYMESVIFAGGLITQLGTDAQKEELLAGIASGELQATVALEELHSHYELSNVTTTASQQGDSWVLNGRKGVVIGGHTAGKIIVSARTAGDARDKDGISLFIVDPSSEGVRRRDYATVDGRKGCELFLDGAKGELLGTAGQAYDAIRYQSGRAIAALCAEAVGAMRELCDITLDYLKTRKQFGVVIGKFQVLQHRMVDMVSELERATSMAILAASLANDEDSELRSAKLSAAKYMVNRAAQYVAEQSIQLHGGIAMTWEYAGAHYAKRLVMISHQLGDEDHHLAAYADQLSA, encoded by the coding sequence GTGGACTTCAAACTGTCTGAAGAGCAACAAATGCTCCAGGAAACCGCGGCCCGTCTGGTTCGCGATACCTACACCTTTGACAAGCGCGAGCACGCCAGCAAGAGCGAAGCCGGTTTCTCGGTCGACTTCTGGAAGCAGATGGGCGAGCTGGGCCTGACCGCCATTCCGTTCCCGGAAGAGCTCGGCGGCTTCGGCGGCACCGGCGTGGAAAACATGCTGATCATGCAGGAGCTCGGTCGCGGCATCTGCCTCGAACCCTACATGGAATCGGTCATCTTTGCTGGCGGCCTGATCACCCAGCTGGGTACCGACGCGCAGAAGGAAGAACTGCTTGCCGGCATCGCCTCGGGCGAGCTGCAGGCCACTGTTGCCCTGGAAGAACTGCACAGCCACTACGAGCTCAGCAATGTCACCACCACTGCTTCGCAGCAGGGTGACAGCTGGGTTCTGAACGGTCGCAAGGGCGTGGTCATCGGCGGTCACACTGCCGGCAAGATCATCGTCTCGGCGCGTACCGCCGGCGATGCCCGTGACAAGGACGGCATCAGCCTGTTCATCGTCGATCCGAGCAGCGAAGGCGTGCGCCGTCGCGACTACGCGACTGTCGACGGTCGCAAGGGTTGCGAGCTGTTCCTCGACGGGGCCAAGGGCGAACTGCTGGGCACTGCAGGCCAGGCGTATGATGCCATCCGCTATCAGTCCGGCCGTGCCATCGCTGCGCTGTGTGCCGAAGCGGTTGGCGCCATGCGCGAACTGTGCGACATCACGCTGGACTACCTGAAGACCCGCAAGCAGTTCGGCGTGGTCATTGGCAAGTTCCAGGTCCTGCAGCACCGTATGGTCGACATGGTCAGCGAGCTTGAGCGCGCGACCTCCATGGCGATCCTCGCTGCATCGCTGGCCAACGACGAAGACAGCGAGCTGCGCAGTGCCAAGCTCTCCGCTGCCAAGTACATGGTCAACCGCGCCGCACAGTATGTGGCCGAGCAGTCGATCCAGCTGCATGGCGGTATCGCCATGACCTGGGAATACGCCGGTGCGCACTACGCCAAGCGTCTCGTGATGATTTCCCACCAGCTGGGTGACGAAGACCATCATCTGGCCGCCTACGCAGACCAGCTCAGCGCCTGA
- a CDS encoding electron transfer flavoprotein subunit beta/FixA family protein, with the protein MKILVAVKRVVDYNVKVRVKADNTGVDLANVKMSMNPFCEIAVEEAVRLKEKGVATEIVAVSVGPTAAQEQLRTALALGCDRAILVESSEELNSLAIAKLLKAVVDKEQPQLVILGKQAIDSDNNQTGQMLAALSGYAQGTFASEVAVDGERVKVTREIDGGLQTVDLKLPAIVTTDLRLNEPRYASLPNIMKAKKKPLETVKPDDLGVSTSSTIKTLKVESPAARKGGIKVKSVDELVDKLKNEAKVI; encoded by the coding sequence ATGAAAATCCTCGTCGCCGTTAAGCGCGTGGTCGATTACAACGTCAAGGTTCGCGTCAAGGCGGACAACACCGGTGTCGATCTCGCCAACGTCAAGATGTCGATGAACCCCTTCTGCGAAATCGCCGTGGAAGAAGCCGTGCGCCTGAAAGAGAAAGGCGTGGCGACTGAAATCGTCGCCGTATCGGTTGGCCCGACCGCTGCCCAGGAGCAGCTGCGTACCGCGCTGGCACTGGGTTGCGACCGCGCCATTCTGGTCGAGAGCAGCGAAGAGCTGAACTCGCTGGCCATCGCCAAGCTGCTCAAGGCCGTGGTCGACAAGGAACAGCCCCAGCTGGTCATCCTCGGCAAGCAGGCGATCGACTCGGACAACAATCAGACCGGCCAGATGCTGGCTGCGCTGTCCGGCTACGCCCAGGGCACCTTCGCCTCTGAAGTGGCCGTCGACGGCGAGCGCGTCAAGGTCACCCGTGAAATCGACGGCGGTCTGCAGACCGTTGACCTGAAGCTGCCGGCCATCGTCACCACCGACCTGCGCCTGAACGAGCCGCGCTACGCCTCCTTGCCCAACATCATGAAGGCCAAGAAGAAGCCGCTGGAAACCGTCAAGCCTGACGATCTGGGTGTGAGCACCAGCTCCACCATCAAGACTCTGAAGGTCGAGTCGCCGGCTGCACGCAAGGGCGGCATCAAGGTCAAGAGCGTCGACGAGCTGGTCGACAAACTCAAGAACGAAGCCAAGGTGATCTGA
- a CDS encoding acyl-CoA dehydrogenase family protein, with product MEIHFSPEQLAFRDEVREFLKNNLPEDIAAKVKLGKHMAKEDHERWQKILSKQGWYAPGWPVEHGGTDWGPIEKHIFDEESAAAGAPRLVPFGVNMVAPVIIKFGTEEQKQRYLPRILDGTDWWCQGYSEPGAGSDLASLKTRAVRDGNHYIVNGQKTWTTLGQHANWIFCLVRTDPEAQQQRGISFLLIDMATPGITVRPIITLDGDHEVNEVFFDDVKVPVENLVGEENKGWTCAKYLLTHERTGLAGIGASKAAMRHLKRVASKQMKNGKPLIEDTLFRTQIAEVEMQLMAAEMSTLRIVAAASEGGVPGAESSILKVQGTEIRQAITNLLRKALGVYALPFLPDEMEYGYEGEVLVDDYAPSLASSYFNMRKLSIFGGSNEIQKNIVSKMILEL from the coding sequence ATGGAAATCCATTTCTCACCCGAGCAGCTCGCCTTCCGTGACGAAGTGCGTGAGTTTCTGAAGAACAACCTGCCCGAGGACATTGCGGCCAAGGTCAAGCTTGGCAAGCACATGGCCAAGGAAGACCACGAGCGCTGGCAGAAGATTCTGTCCAAGCAGGGCTGGTACGCACCGGGCTGGCCGGTCGAACACGGGGGCACCGACTGGGGCCCGATCGAGAAGCACATCTTCGACGAAGAGTCTGCCGCTGCCGGCGCTCCGCGCCTGGTCCCGTTCGGCGTCAACATGGTCGCTCCAGTGATCATCAAGTTCGGCACTGAAGAGCAGAAGCAGCGCTATCTGCCGCGCATCCTCGACGGTACCGACTGGTGGTGCCAGGGCTATTCCGAGCCCGGCGCCGGTTCCGACCTGGCTTCGCTCAAGACCCGCGCAGTGCGCGACGGCAATCACTACATCGTCAATGGTCAGAAGACCTGGACCACCCTGGGCCAGCACGCCAACTGGATCTTCTGTCTGGTACGTACCGACCCTGAAGCTCAGCAGCAGCGTGGCATTTCCTTCCTGCTGATCGACATGGCCACGCCCGGCATCACCGTGCGCCCGATCATCACCCTGGACGGCGACCACGAAGTCAACGAAGTCTTCTTCGACGACGTCAAGGTACCGGTCGAGAACCTGGTCGGTGAAGAGAACAAGGGCTGGACCTGTGCCAAGTACCTGCTCACTCACGAGCGTACCGGTCTGGCCGGCATCGGCGCCTCCAAGGCAGCCATGCGTCATCTCAAGCGCGTCGCTTCCAAGCAGATGAAGAACGGCAAGCCGCTGATCGAAGACACGCTGTTCCGCACGCAGATCGCCGAAGTCGAGATGCAGCTGATGGCAGCCGAAATGAGCACCCTGCGGATCGTTGCAGCAGCCTCCGAAGGCGGCGTACCGGGCGCGGAAAGTTCGATCCTCAAGGTCCAGGGCACCGAAATTCGCCAGGCCATCACCAACCTGCTGCGCAAGGCACTGGGCGTCTATGCCCTGCCCTTCCTGCCGGATGAAATGGAATACGGCTACGAGGGTGAAGTACTGGTAGACGACTACGCTCCGTCGCTGGCGTCCTCGTACTTCAACATGCGCAAACTGTCGATCTTCGGCGGATCCAACGAGATCCAGAAGAACATCGTCTCGAAAATGATTCTCGAACTCTAA
- the yegQ gene encoding tRNA 5-hydroxyuridine modification protein YegQ, translated as MTPMPKAPELLAPAGTLKAMRYAFAYGADAVYAGQPRYSLRVRENDFHDPEVLAAGIREAHQLGKRFYLASNIAAHNSKVATYLKDLEPIIAMGPDALIMSDPGLIMLVRERWPTLPVHLSVQANAVNWATVRFWQKLGLERIILSRELSLDEVEEIRRRCPDVGLEVFVHGALCIAYSGRCLLSGYFNHRDANQGACTNACRWKYDVQPAVETAEGNVESIAPPLQVIRQIDKPDELMPIEEDEHGTYIMNSRDLRAVQHVERFVGMGVDSLKIEGRTKSHFYVARTVQVYRHAIDDAVAGRPFDLGLMDDLESLSNRGYTEGFYRRHPPGVYQNYEHGASRMERHQFVGEVIDAADGWLTVEVKNRFQRGDQLELMTPAGNHTFVLESLRDRHGDPAQVAPGAGHRVRIAQPPGVSADMALLLRYLPE; from the coding sequence ATGACGCCAATGCCCAAAGCCCCCGAACTTCTTGCACCCGCCGGCACCCTCAAGGCGATGCGCTACGCCTTTGCCTACGGCGCCGATGCCGTGTACGCCGGCCAGCCGCGCTACAGCCTGCGGGTACGCGAAAACGATTTTCACGATCCCGAGGTACTCGCCGCGGGAATCCGCGAGGCGCATCAGCTGGGCAAGCGCTTTTATCTCGCGAGCAATATCGCCGCGCACAACAGCAAGGTGGCGACCTACCTGAAGGATCTGGAGCCGATCATCGCGATGGGGCCGGATGCGCTGATCATGTCCGATCCCGGGCTGATCATGCTGGTCCGCGAGCGCTGGCCGACACTGCCGGTCCATCTTTCCGTGCAGGCCAACGCGGTGAACTGGGCGACGGTGAGGTTCTGGCAGAAGCTGGGGCTGGAGCGCATCATCCTGTCTCGCGAGCTGTCTCTTGACGAGGTCGAGGAGATCCGTCGCCGCTGCCCCGATGTGGGCCTCGAAGTCTTCGTCCACGGCGCGCTATGCATCGCCTACTCCGGTCGCTGCCTGCTCTCCGGATATTTCAATCATCGGGACGCCAACCAGGGGGCCTGCACCAACGCCTGCCGCTGGAAGTACGACGTACAGCCCGCCGTCGAGACGGCAGAGGGCAATGTTGAGTCCATCGCCCCGCCGCTGCAGGTGATTCGCCAGATCGACAAGCCCGATGAGCTGATGCCTATCGAGGAGGACGAGCACGGCACCTACATCATGAACTCCAGGGATCTGCGCGCGGTGCAGCACGTCGAGCGGTTCGTGGGGATGGGAGTCGACTCGCTGAAGATCGAGGGTCGGACCAAGTCGCACTTTTACGTCGCACGCACGGTGCAGGTGTACCGCCACGCGATCGACGATGCCGTCGCGGGCCGCCCCTTCGATCTAGGCTTGATGGACGATCTGGAAAGCCTGTCAAACCGCGGCTACACCGAGGGCTTCTACCGCCGTCATCCGCCGGGTGTGTACCAGAACTACGAACATGGCGCGTCGAGAATGGAGCGACACCAGTTCGTTGGCGAGGTGATCGACGCTGCCGATGGCTGGCTCACGGTCGAGGTGAAGAACCGTTTCCAGCGTGGCGATCAACTCGAGCTGATGACGCCTGCTGGAAATCATACCTTCGTCCTGGAATCGCTCAGGGACCGCCATGGTGATCCTGCGCAGGTGGCGCCGGGGGCCGGGCATCGCGTGCGCATCGCCCAGCCACCGGGGGTATCCGCTGACATGGCACTGCTGTTGCGCTATCTACCGGAGTAA
- a CDS encoding electron transfer flavoprotein subunit alpha/FixB family protein — MTTLVIAEHNNAELIASTLNTVAAAKAIGGDIEVLVAGEGCQAVADAAAKIDGVSKVLLADNAAYAHQLPENMGLLIAELGKNYSHILASASTNGKNYMPRVAALLDVDQISEISAVEGADTFVRPIYAGNAMATVQSSASIKVITVRSTGFDPVAAEGGSASVENVSSAQDAGVSSFVGEELAKSDRPELAGAKIVISGGRGMQNGENFEMLYKLADKIGAAVGASRAAVDAGFVPNDMQVGQTGKIVAPNLYVAVGISGAIQHLAGMKDSKVIVAINKDEEAPIFQVADYGLVGDLFELIPELESKI; from the coding sequence ATGACAACTCTGGTTATTGCAGAACACAACAACGCCGAGCTCATCGCCTCGACGCTGAACACCGTCGCCGCGGCCAAGGCCATCGGCGGTGACATCGAAGTACTGGTCGCTGGCGAAGGTTGCCAGGCCGTGGCTGACGCTGCTGCCAAGATCGACGGCGTGTCCAAGGTCCTGCTGGCTGACAACGCGGCCTACGCGCACCAGCTGCCGGAAAACATGGGTCTGCTGATCGCAGAACTCGGCAAGAATTACAGCCACATCCTTGCCAGCGCCAGCACCAACGGCAAGAACTACATGCCGCGTGTTGCCGCCCTGCTGGACGTCGACCAGATCTCCGAGATCTCGGCAGTGGAAGGCGCGGATACCTTCGTGCGTCCGATCTACGCCGGTAACGCCATGGCTACCGTGCAGTCCAGCGCGTCGATCAAGGTCATCACCGTGCGTTCCACCGGTTTCGATCCGGTCGCAGCCGAAGGCGGCAGCGCCAGCGTCGAGAACGTCTCCAGCGCGCAAGATGCCGGTGTATCGAGCTTCGTCGGCGAAGAGCTGGCCAAGTCCGACCGTCCCGAACTGGCGGGTGCCAAGATCGTCATCTCCGGCGGGCGCGGCATGCAGAACGGCGAGAACTTCGAGATGCTGTACAAGCTGGCCGACAAGATCGGTGCAGCGGTGGGTGCCTCGCGCGCTGCGGTTGACGCAGGCTTCGTCCCCAACGACATGCAGGTCGGCCAGACCGGCAAGATCGTTGCACCGAACCTGTACGTTGCAGTCGGCATCTCCGGTGCCATCCAGCACCTGGCCGGCATGAAGGACTCCAAGGTGATCGTGGCGATCAACAAGGACGAAGAAGCACCGATCTTCCAGGTAGCCGATTACGGCCTAGTCGGCGATCTGTTCGAGCTGATCCCCGAGCTGGAAAGCAAGATCTGA